From the Pseudoalteromonas tunicata genome, one window contains:
- a CDS encoding ClpXP protease specificity-enhancing factor, whose translation MTPNRPYLLRAFFDWIVDNQCTPHLVVDATYPNTTIPTQFVQDGQIVLNISPSAVAQFAMDNQEISFNARFGGQPMRVVVPVGAVLAIYARENGEGTVFTQDLIDEDDYFDDEDENQDHIEVQVAESEVKPADKKKGSHLRVIK comes from the coding sequence ATGACTCCAAACCGCCCCTATTTATTACGCGCATTTTTTGATTGGATCGTAGATAACCAATGCACGCCTCATTTAGTGGTTGATGCAACGTATCCAAATACCACTATTCCAACGCAGTTTGTTCAAGATGGTCAAATTGTATTAAATATCAGCCCAAGCGCAGTTGCTCAGTTTGCTATGGATAACCAAGAAATTAGTTTTAATGCTCGTTTTGGTGGGCAGCCGATGCGAGTGGTTGTTCCTGTTGGTGCTGTGCTTGCTATTTATGCGCGTGAAAATGGAGAAGGTACTGTTTTTACTCAAGACCTTATTGATGAAGATGATTACTTTGATGATGAAGACGAAAATCAAGATCATATTGAGGTGCAAGTTGCAGAGTCGGAAGTTAAGCCAGCAGATAAGAAAAAGGGCTCTCATCTTCGTGTAATTAAATAA